In Callospermophilus lateralis isolate mCalLat2 chromosome 10, mCalLat2.hap1, whole genome shotgun sequence, a single genomic region encodes these proteins:
- the Nrip1 gene encoding nuclear receptor-interacting protein 1, whose amino-acid sequence MTHGEELGSDVHQDSIVLTYLEGLLMHQAAGGSGTAIDKKSAGHNEEDQNFNISGSAFPTCQSNGPVVNTHTYQGSGMLHLKKARLLQSSEDWNAAKRKRLSDSIVNLNVKKEALLAGMVDNVPKGKQDSTLLASLLQSFSSRLQTVALSQQIRQSLKEQGYALSHDSLKVEKDLRCYGVASSHLKTLLKKSKAKDQKPDTNLPDVTKNLIRDRFVESPHHIGQSGTKVMGEPLSCAARLQAVASMVEKRASPATSPKPSVACSQLALLLSSEAHLQQYSREHALKTQNANQAASERLAAMARLQENGQKDVGSFQISKGMSSHLNGQARTSSKLVASKSNATTFQNPIGVVPSSPKTPGYKNSLERNNIKQAANNSLLLHLLKSQTIPKPMNGHNQNERGSIFEDGSTPTTIDEYSDNNPSFTDDSSGDESSYSNCVPIDLSCKHRIEKPESDQPVSLDNLTQSLLNTWDPKVPDVDVKEDHDTSNNSKLNSHQKVTLLQLLLGHKNEENVEKITSPQGVHSDVTKFSTQNYTRTSVIESPSTNRTTPVSTPPLLTSAKAESPINLSQHSLVIKWNSPPYACSTQSEKMANTTSNHLMDLTKSKESQGEKPAQNEGAQNSATFSASKLLQNLAQCGMQSSMAAEEQRPSKQLLSVSTDKPVGIIDRLNSPLLSNKTNTVEENIAFSNPPAVSEPGLSGSEIENLLERRTVLQLLLGNPNKGKSEKKEKIPVRDESTQEHTERALSEQILMVKIKSEPCDDLHIHNTNVHLSHDAKSSPFLGMNPTTQRSAAALPVSEDFKSEPVSPQDFSFSKNGLLSRLLRQNQESYLADDLDKSHRNSELTPLESKNLCMVPKKRKLYTEPLESPFKKMKNNIVDAANNHSAPEVLYGSLLNQEELKFSRNDLEFKYPAGHGSANESEHRSWARESKSFNVLKQLLLSENCVRDLSPHRSNSVVDSKKKGHKNNVTNNKPEFSLSSLNGLMYSSSQPNSCMDNRTFSYPGMVKSPVSPPFPEHLGCVGSRPESGLLNGCSMPSEKGPIKWVITDADKNEYEKDSPRLTKTNPILYYMLQKGGNSVTSRETQDKDIWREPSSAESVSQVTIKEELLPAAETKASFFNLRSPYNSHMGNNASHPHSANGEVYGLLGNVVTIKKESE is encoded by the coding sequence ATGACTCATGGAGAAGAGCTTGGCTCTGATGTGCATCAGGATTCTATTGTTTTAACTTACCTAGAAGGATTACTAATGCATCAGGCTGCAGGGGGATCAGGTACTGCCATTGACAAAAAGTCTGCTGGGCACAATGAAGAAGATCAGAACTTTAACATTTCTGGCAGTGCATTTCCCACCTGTCAAAGTAATGGTCCAGttgtcaatacacacacataccaggGATCTGGCATGCTGCATCTCAAAAAAGCCAGACTGTTGCAGTCTTCTGAGGACTGGAATGCAGCAAAGCGGAAGAGGCTGTCTGATTCCATCGTAAATTTAAACGTAAAGAAGGAAGCTTTGCTAGCTGGCATGGTTGACAATGTGCCTAAAGGCAAACAGGACAGCACATTACTGGCCTCTTTGCTTCAGTCATTCAGCTCGAGGCTGCAGACTGTTGCCCTGTCACAACAAATTAGGCAGAGCCTCAAGGAGCAAGGATATGCCCTCAGTCATGATTCTTTAAAAGTAGAGAAGGATTTAAGGTGCTATGGTGTTGCATCAAGTCACTTAAAAACTTTATTGAAAAAAAGTAAAGCTAAAGATCAAAAGCCAGATACCAATCTTCCTGATGTAACTAAAAACCTCATCAGAGACAGGTTTGTAGAGTCGCCTCATCATATTGGACAGAGTGGAACAAAGGTCATGGGTGAGCCCTTGTCATGTGCTGCAAGATTACAGGCTGTTGCAAGCATGGTGGAAAAAAGAGCTAGTCCTGCCACCTCACCTAAACCTAGCGTTGCCTGCAGCCAATTGGCGTTACTCCTCTCCAGTGAAGCCCACCTGCAGCAGTATTCTCGGGAACAtgctttaaaaacacaaaatgcaaatcaaGCAGCAAGCGAAAGACTTGCTGCTATGGCCAGATTACAAGAGAATGGCCAGAAGGATGTAGGCAGTTTCCAGATCTCAAAAGGAATGTCAAGCCATCTCAATGGTCAGGCACGAACATCAAGCAAATTAGTGGCTAGCAAAAGTAACGCTACAACATTTCAAAATCCAATTGGTGTTGTTCCTTCTTCTCCCAAAACTCCAGGTTATAAGAACTCACTGGAAAGAAACAACATAAAACAAGCTGCTAATAATAGTTTGCTTTTACATCTTCTTAAAAGCCAGACCATACCTAAGCCAATGAATGGACATAATCAGAATGAGAGGGGAAGCATTTTTGAGGATGGGAGTACTCCCACAACTATTGATGAGTATTCAGACAACAATCCTAGTTTTACAGATGACAGCAGCGGTGATGAAAGTTCTTATTCCAACTGTGTTCCCATAGACTTGTCTTGCAAACACCGCATTGAAAAACCAGAATCTGACCAGCCTGTTTCTCTCGATAATTTAACTCAGTCCTTGCTAAACACTTGGGATCCGAAAGTCCCTGATGTAGACGTCAAAGAGGATCATGATACCTCAAATAATTCTAAGCTAAATTCACACCAGAAAGTAACACTTCTTCAATTGCTACTTGgccataaaaatgaagaaaatgtagAAAAAATCACCAGCCCTCAGGGAGTACACAGTGATGTGACAAAGTTCAGTACTCAGAATTATACAAGGACTTCTGTGATAGAAAGCCCCAGTACAAACAGGACTACTCCAGTGAGTACCCCACCGTTGCTCACATCGGCCAAAGCAGAGTCTCCCATCAATCTTTCTCAACACTCTCTGGTCATCAAATGGAATTCTCCACCATATGCCTGCAGTACTCAGTCTGAAAAGATGGCAAATACTACATCTAACCACTTGATGGACCTTACAAAAAGCAAAGAATCACAAGGAGAGAAACCAGCTCAAAATGAAGGTGCGCAAAATTCTGCAACTTTTAGTGCCAGTAAACTGTTACAGAATTTGGCACAGTGTGGAATGCAGTCTTCCATGGCAGCGGAAGAGCAGAGACCCAGTAAACAGTTGTTAAGTGTAAGCACAGATAAACCTGTGGGTATAATTGATAGATTAAATAGCCCTTTGCTGTCAAATAAAACAAATACAGTTGAGGAAAATATAGCATTCAGTAATCCACCCGCAGTTTCGGAACCAGGACTTTCTGGTTCTGAGATAGAAAATCTGCTAGAAAGACGTACTGTTCTCCAGTTGCTTCTGGGAAATCCCAACAAAGGTAAgagtgaaaagaaagaaaaaattcctGTAAGAGATGAAAGTACTCAGGAACATACAGAGAGAGCTTTAAGTGAACAGATATTGATGGTGAAAATAAAATCTGAGCCTTGTGATGACTTACATATTCATAATACAAATGTGCACTTGAGCCATGATGCGAAGAGCAGCCCATTCTTAGGTATGAATCCCACCACGCAGAGAAGTGCAGCTGCCTTACCAGTGTCTGAGGACTTTAAATCAGAGCCTGTTTCACCTCAGGATTTTTCTTTCTCAAAGAATGGTCTGTTAAGCCGATTGCTGAGACAGAATCAAGAGAGTTATCTGGCAGATGATCTGGACAAGAGTCACAGAAATAGTGAACTGACACCACTAGAATCAAAGAATCTTTGCATGGTCCCTAAGAAAAGGAAGCTTTATACTGAGCCATTAGAAAGTCcatttaaaaagatgaaaaataacaTTGTTGATGCTGCAAATAATCACAGTGCTCCAGAAGTACTTTATGGATCCTTGCTTAACCAGGAGGAGCTGAAATTTAGCAGAAATGATCTTGAATTTAAATATCCTGCTGGTCATGGTTCAGCCAACGAAAGTGAACATAGGAGTTGGGCCAGAGAGAGTAAAAGCTTCAATGTTCTGAAACAGCTGCTTCTCTCAGAAAACTGTGTTCGAGACTTGTCCCCACACAGGAGTAACTCGGTTGTTGACAGTAAAAAGAAAGGACACAAAAACAATGTGACCAATAACAAACCTGAATTTAGCCTTTCTTCTTTAAATGGACTGATGTACAGTTCCTCTCAGCCCAACAGTTGCATGGACAACAGGACATTTTCATACCCAGGAATGGTAAAATCTCCTGTAAGCCCTCCTTTCCCTGAGCACTTGGGCTGTGTGGGGTCTAGACCAGAATCTGGGCTTTTGAATGGGTGTTCCATGCCCAGTGAGAAGGGACCCATTAAGTGGGTTATCACAGATGCGGATAAGAATGAGTATGAAAAAGACTCTCCAAGACTGACCAAAACTAACCCAATACTGTATTACATGCTCCAGAAAGGAGGCAATTCTGTTACCAGCCGAGAAACACAGGACAAGGACATATGGAGGGAACCTTCGTCTGCTGAAAGTGTCTCACAGGTTACAATCAAAGAAGAGTTACTTCCTGCTGCAGAAACTAAAGCTTCTTTCTTTAATTTAAGAAGCCCTTATAATAGCCATATGGGAAATAATGCTTCTCACCCACACAGTGCAAATGGAGAGGTGTATGGACTTCTGGGAAATGTGGTAACAATAAAAAAGGAATCAGAATAA